The following proteins come from a genomic window of Sardina pilchardus chromosome 1, fSarPil1.1, whole genome shotgun sequence:
- the LOC134076311 gene encoding zinc finger protein 90-like: MAYIQITNSRGGKCLILDEYRYLRNKCRNDMYWRCAQPGCKAYMKTNTFDVNGDDPDITVIKKSGQHSHAAEADLVATTALKEQMLMLVAADPSRPSKRVYDQVLAQAADVAAMPPFQAVRTRLERKRAILKNLPEVAAEGQWAETQDGEDLRLQRAHKQLNCPEWDHLCSANMDLEPETHHVDPSVMVKEEDVKDEEYGHVIAGPDEEEKPFAELPFKTETEVTESNVSGSETQQTIAEIEVKIEEDDEQEHNYLLQMNTQQEDIKEEDYGHMIAGPDEEEKPFAELPCRTETDCKPEADVTESPRSTYNEMTTVKTEVKKEEEEQQHDELGCVSEHPDITLQKTHGQNDDFNLKLRGRLHHCTVCRKSFTTLSELKHHQQTHSLGMNQKLNTDKNECDHWKPYRCTKFGKASDVTL, encoded by the exons ATGGCATACATTCAAATAACCAATAGTCGGGGAGGGAAGTGTCTTATATTAGACGAATACCGATACTTGCGGAACAAATGCCGAAATGACATGTACTGGCGTTGCGCCCAACCCGGATGCAAAGCCTACATGAAAACAAATACCTTTGACGTGAACGGGGACGATCCCGACATCACTGTGATCAAAAAATCTGGCCAACATAGCCATGCAGCGGAGGCGGATTTAGTGGCAACCACTGCTCTGAAAGAGCAGATGCTCATGCTGGTGGCCGCGGACCCGTCCCGCCCATCCAAGCGAGTTTATGACCAG GTCTTGGCCCAGGCGGCGGATGTGGCGGCTATGCCTCCATTTCAGGCGGTCAGGACGAggttggagaggaagagagctaTTCTCAAAAACCTGCCGGAGGTGGCCGCGGAAGGGCAATGGGCCGAGACGCAGGACGGCGAGGATTTGAGATTACAGAGAGCACACAA GCAATTGAACTGCCCTGAATGGGATCATCTTTGTTCAGCTAACATGGATCTCGAACCTGAAACACACCATGTTGACCCGAGTGTGATGGTGAAAGAGGAAGATGTAAAAGATGAGGAGTATGGCCATGTGATTGCAGGTCCAGATGAAGAAGAAAAGCCGTTTGCAGAGCTTCCCTTTAAAACTGAAACAGAAGTCACAGAGTCCAACGTTAGTGGCAGTGAAACGCAACAGACAATAGCAGAGATTGAAGTGAAGATTGAAGAAGATGATGAACAAGAACACAATTATCTGCTGCAAA tgaacacacagcaagaAGATATAAAAGAGGAGGACTACGGCCATATGATTGCAGGTCCAGATGAAGAAGAAAAGCCATTTGCAGAGCTTCCCTGTAGAACTGAAACAGACTGTAAACCTGAAGCAGACGTCACAGAGTCACCAAGGTCTACTTACAATGAAATGACAACTGTGAAGACTGAagtgaagaaagaggaagaggaacaacAACATGACGAGCTTGGCT GTGTGTCAGAACACCCAGACATCACGCTGCAGAAGACACATGGACAGAATGATGACTTCAACCTGAAACTCAGAGGAAGACTGCACCACTGCACAGTCTGCAGGAAGAGCTTCACAACCCTGAGCGAACTCAAGCACCACCAGCAGACACACTCTCTTGGCATGAATCAAAAACTGAACACGGACAAAAATGAATGCGACCACT GGAAGCCTTATAGATGCACCAAGTTCGGAAAAGCATCAGACGTCACACTATAA